Proteins encoded by one window of Elaeis guineensis isolate ETL-2024a chromosome 12, EG11, whole genome shotgun sequence:
- the LOC105055058 gene encoding uncharacterized protein — protein sequence MLSKKRRRAEPPAIHPRNRYSEKPPNFGLLASLYPSFRPFVFSSSRSGRPTIDWTDFNATRELTRVLLLHDYGVHWWIPDGQLCPTVPNRSNYIHWIEDLLSSELIPARNDSDGKVRGFDIGTGANCIYPLLGASLLGWSFVGSDVTDVALEWARKNVESNPHLSELIEIRNANHALCSSDKKPTSEKFDGVVAVEPTAAVEEELLHPKPKEGHFCEPPILVGVVKNGENFDFCMCNPPFFESIEEAGLNPKTSCGGTAEEMVCPGGERAFITHIIEDSVSLKHSFRWFTSMVGRKANLKFLVSKLHKVGVSIVKTTEFVQGHTARWGLAWSFLPPSKKFIVANIPTKNHLSFMLEGLQRQFGAFQILKSVESFFQSIGAFCKSDFTSFCVNIMLSNERTAIILKDGSDNVGGSVASLTSNGSSNLQCPSNELSFRVSVFEQIPGTLLVKGSMLHKESPLSGVFSSLFWQLEEALKREFLSKSHAH from the exons ATGCTGAGCAAGAAGAGGCGGCGGGCGGAGCCGCCGGCGATACACCCTCGCAACCGGTACTCGGAGAAGCCACCAAACTTTGGCCTCCTCGCCTCCCTCTACCCTTCCTTCCGCCCCTTCGTCTTCTCATCCTCCCGTTCCGGCCGCCCCACCATCGACTGGACTGACTTCAACGCCACCCGCGAGCTCACTCGCGTCCTCCTCCTCCACGACTACGGCGTCCACTG GTGGATTCCAGATGGGCAACTCTGCCCTACGGTGCCCAACAGATCGAACTACATCCACTGGATTGAGGACTTGCTGTCCTCTGAGCTTATCCCGGCGAGAAATGATTCTGACGGAAAAGTTAGGGGTTTTGATATTGGGACTGGAGCCAATTGCATATACCCACTCCTTGGGGCATCACTGCTGGGGTGGAGTTTTGTTGGGTCTG ATGTTACGGATGTGGCTTTGGAGTGGGCTAGAAAGAATGTGGAGAGCAATCCCCACCTGTCAGAGCTGATTGAAATCAGAAATGCTAATCATGCATTGTGTTCCAGTGACAAGAAGCCAACTTCAGAGAAGTTTGATGGTGTGGTGGCCGTCGAGCCAACTGCAGCTGTTGAGGAAGAACTGTTACATCCAAAGCCAAAAGAGGGTCATTTCTGTGAACCACCTATACTTGTAGGTGTTGTGAAGAATGGTGAAAATTTCGACTTCTGCATGTGCAACCCACCATTTTTTGAAAGCATAGAGGAGGCGGGTCTAAACCCAAAGACTTCTTGTGGAGGGACTGCAGAGGAGATGGTTTGCCCTGGTGGTGAACGGGCTTTTATCACCCACATTATTGAAGATAGTGTTTCATTGAAGCATTCTTTCCG GTGGTTCACATCAATGGTTGGAAGAAAGGCAAATTTGAAATTCTTGGTGTCAAAGCTCCATAAGGTTGGGGTCTCAATAGTCAAGACTACTGAGTTTGTCCAGGGTCATACAGCTCGATGGGGTCTTGCATGGTCTTTTCTGCCTCCAAGCAAAAAGTTCATCGTGGCAAATATTCCAACAAAAAACCATCTCTCGTTCATGCTTGAG GGCCTTCAACGTCAATTTGGTGCCTTTCAAATATTAAAATCTGTGGAGTCTTTTTTCCAGTCAATTGGTGCCTTCTGCAAATCTGATTTTACATCATTTTGTGTCAAT ATCATGTTATCGAATGAACGTACTGCGATAATTCTTAAAGATGGCTCCGATAATGTTGGTGGAAGTGTTGCTAGTCTGACATCAAATGGGTCAAGCAACTTGCAATGTCCGTCAAATGAGCTATCCTTCCGTGTCTCT GTATTTGAGCAAATTCCAGGCACACTTTTAGTTAAAGGATCAATGTTGCACAAAGAAAGTCCACTTTCAG
- the LOC105055307 gene encoding dirigent protein 23-like, translating to MGMRNAATIVTFLLFSFFLGGLTHDAKPERFDKWSRRLARAGVTQEQVTQLHFYFHDIVSGEHPTAVRVAQAANSDRSPTGFGMVVMADDPLTEGPDPNSRLVGRAQGLYGSAGQEELGLIMAMNYRFTDGKYNGSSFSLNGLNRALDPVREMAIVGGTGVFRLARGVAMAKTYSLNATTGDAIVEYNVTLVH from the coding sequence ATGGGCATGAGGAATGCAGCAACCATCGTcaccttcctcctcttctccttcttcttgggCGGCCTAACCCACGACGCCAAACCGGAACGGTTCGACAAGTGGAGCCGGCGGCTCGCCCGGGCCGGCGTCACGCAAGAGCAAGTGACCCAGCTCCACTTCTACTTCCACGACATCGTCAGCGGGGAGCACCCCACCGCGGTCCGCGTGGCCCAGGCCGCTAACTCGGACCGGTCCCCGACCGGCTTCGGGATGGTGGTGATGGCGGACGACCCGCTGACCGAGGGGCCCGACCCGAATTCCCGACTCGTGGGCCGGGCCCAGGGGCTGTACGGCTCGGCCGGGCAGGAGGAGCTAGGGCTCATCATGGCTATGAACTACCGGTTCACGGACGGCAAGTACAATGGGAGCTCCTTTAGCTTGAACGGCTTGAACCGGGCTCTGGATCCGGTTCGGGAGATGGCGATCGTTGGGGGGACCGGGGTGTTCCGGTTGGCTCGTGGGGTGGCCATGGCCAAGACCTATTCGTTGAACGCCACAACAGGAGATGCAATCGTGGAGTATAATGTGACGTTAGTGCATTAG
- the LOC105055306 gene encoding uncharacterized protein, whose amino-acid sequence MELFSLQTKHLASFLLYLSISSLLLSSLSFATIPSGTIERTTKQQILASIPPHSAENTQPFLTSPSGKYTAYLGRRETAPAAGGFGNDFCYIQVQDSSSEESMWESECAPVSTANACSLVFTDQGLEVFDGSESVWDGDGEGESFPVRLDLVDDGDMRVIDKEGELFWRASDDPRENQGCGLPGSPGLAPESPPFSQPIGTNNNPPFGQQQQQPPPPAGAPQEEEEQPQPVEAPPQEEEQQQPEEPPVGAPQEEEQTQPVEASPQKEEQQPEEQPVGAPQKEEQTQPVEAPPQNEEQQPEQPPVGAPQEEEQTQPVEAPPQNEEQQPAGAPQQTEEPPAGAPQPNGVFGMRQQKQPAVGASQPNGVFGQQQQQQEGLGGSNQPLDSSSDVQPLVDYARYDSGTSREVESWVGMGLGLVSLVVYGIFF is encoded by the coding sequence ATGGAGTTGTTTTCCCTCCAAACCAAGCATTTGGCATCCTTCCTCCTCtacctctccatctcttctctcctCCTATCCTCACTCTCATTTGCCACCATCCCCTCAGGCACCATCGAAAGAACCACAAAGCAGCAAATCCTCGCATCCATCCCCCCGCACTCCGCCGAGAACACCCAGCCTTTCCTTACCTCCCCTTCCGGCAAGTACACTGCCTACCTCGGCCGCCGGGAGACCGCTCCGGCAGCCGGAGGCTTCGGCAACGACTTCTGCTACATCCAAGTCCAAGACAGCAGCTCAGAAGAGAGCATGTGGGAGTCGGAGTGCGCTCCGGTGAGCACCGCCAACGCGTGCTCGCTGGTGTTCACCGACCAAGGACTGGAAGTGTTCGATGGGAGCGAGTCGGTGTGGGACGGAGACGGCGAGGGGGAGAGCTTCCCGGTGAGGTTGGACCTGGTGGACGATGGCGACATGCGGGTTATAGACAAGGAGGGGGAGCTGTTCTGGAGGGCGTCGGACGACCCACGGGAGAACCAGGGGTGCGGTTTGCCAGGGTCGCCGGGGCTGGCACCGGAGTCGCCTCCGTTTTCTCAACCCATCGGCACAAACAACAATCCTCCCTTtggacagcagcagcagcagccgccgccgcCAGCGGGTGCCccacaggaggaggaggagcagccGCAGCCGGTGGAAGCTCCGCCGCAGGAGGAGGAGCAGCAGCAGCCGGAAGAGCCACCGGTGGGAGCCCCACAGGAGGAGGAGCAGACGCAACCAGTGGAAGCTTCGCCGCAGAAGGAGGAGCAGCAGCCGGAAGAGCAACCGGTGGGAGCCCCACAGAAGGAGGAGCAGACGCAACCAGTGGAAGCTCCGCCGCAGAACGAGGAGCAGCAACCAGAACAGCCACCGGTGGGAGCCCCACAGGAGGAGGAGCAGACGCAACCAGTGGAAGCTCCGCCACAGAACGAAGAGCAGCAGCCGGCGGGAGCACCACAGCAGACGGAAGAGCCACCGGCGGGAGCCCCTCAGCCTAATGGGGTGTTTGGCATGCGGCAGCAGAAGCAGCCGGCGGTGGGAGCCTCGCAGCCTAATGGAGTGTTtgggcagcagcagcagcagcaggagGGATTGGGTGGGTCGAATCAGCCTTTGGATTCGAGTTCGGATGTCCAGCCGCTGGTGGATTACGCTCGATATGACAGCGGAACTTCGAGGGAAGTGGAGAGCTGGGTTGGAATGGGTCTGGGTCTTGTTAGCTTGGTCGTCTATGGGATTTTCTTCTGA